The region ATCGACCACCAGGCCTGCCGCCCGCCGTGGCTCGCGCGGTCGGCGACTACTCGGCGCTCAGCCTCGTGATCCCGGGCGGCGAGCAGGGCGCGGTCGCGAGTGAGCCCGTCTACCGGGCTGGACCCAGCGAGCTGCCGCGCGACATCGTCGCTCGATTGCTCGCTGCCCACGAGCGAGAGCGGTCGCAGCGGTCTGCATACGCGGCCGCGGCGGCCCTGCTGGTCAATGGCCAGAAGGCCGCGGCCCGCGATCACGTGGACGAAGGACTGCGTCTCGGCAATGAGGACGCGGACCTGCTCGTCCTCGCCGCTGCCATTTCATATCGGGAAAGCGACCTCGTGAAGGCGGAGGTCGAGCTGAGGCGCTCCCTTCGCATCCGTCCGAATAACCCCACCGCGACGCTCGACCTCGGGATCGTCTTGAGCGAGGCGGGGCGTTCGGAGGGCGCGCATCTGCTCGCCTCCGTAGCTCGTCGCGAATCCACCAGCAGCCTCGCCACGCGGGCCCGACTCGAACTCGCCCGGCATTCGGCGAATTTGCCAGGGCGCCGCGGCGACGCCGAGGCGGGCCCCTAAGCCCACGGAGCCGCGCTGGCCCACGGCTCTCTTGCTTCTCGCCGCCTCCGTCCAGCTCGGCCGCACACGAAAAGCCCTCGGTCATCGCTGGCCGAGGGCTCTCTCACAGCTCTGAGCTAGTCGCCGTTCTTGGGCGCCGCCATCTCTTTTCGCAGCGCCTCGATCTCCTCACGAAGTTTCCGCAGCTCCTGCTGCACGGCTTCCTGCTCCGTCGGCGGCGCCACCAGCGCCACGGTGACGTCGCGCTCTTCGGTGCGGCGCAGTGTGTGCAGCGTGATTCCGGCGGGCGCGGCGCTCAACGCGTGCACCAGCGTCTCGACGCTGCCAATGGCTTGACTGCCCGCCCCGGTGATCACGTCACCGGCGTGCATTCCGGCGCGATCGGCCTGCCCGCCGGACTCCACCTCGAGCACGAGGACACCCTCCGCCTTCGAGGCGCCCAGTGCCGACGCCAGTGCGCGATTCAGGTTCGCGCACTGGAGGCCGAGCGTCGCCAGCGGGTCGGTTTTCGGCTCGGCAACCGCGGCCTCGGTCGCCGGTGGCTTGGCGGTCTCCACGGCCACCACATTCGCTGTCGGCGGCGCCACGGCGACTGTCGCAGCCGGCACCGCCGCGACAGGCTCGGGCTCGGGCGCGGGAACTGGCTCCATGGTTCTGATCTTCATCACCTTGCCGTTGCTCCGCACGATGGTCACGGGAATTGGCTGGCTCTGATCGACGCGGGAATGCGCGGTCACGAGATCACCCACGTTCCTCAGCGAAGTGAA is a window of Candidatus Eisenbacteria bacterium DNA encoding:
- a CDS encoding PDZ domain-containing protein, which gives rise to FTSLRNVGDLVTAHSRVDQSQPIPVTIVRSNGKVMKIRTMEPVPAPEPEPVAAVPAATVAVAPPTANVVAVETAKPPATEAAVAEPKTDPLATLGLQCANLNRALASALGASKAEGVLVLEVESGGQADRAGMHAGDVITGAGSQAIGSVETLVHALSAAPAGITLHTLRRTEERDVTVALVAPPTEQEAVQQELRKLREEIEALRKEMAAPKNGD